The following DNA comes from Rhipicephalus microplus isolate Deutch F79 chromosome 6, USDA_Rmic, whole genome shotgun sequence.
GAATCAAGAACTGTGGCCATCGTGAGATGAGCTGTGGTGAGATGCGTCTGCGTGAGGCTCAGCGTGAGTGCCGTGTTCCGAGCCACTGTGAGAGCCATGGTGCGAATCACTGTGAGAGTCGTGGGGCGATTGACCGTGAGAGCCATGGTGTCCGTGGTGTGTTCCGTCGATACCGCATGAGATGTTAGACAGGTCGCTAGAACATCCACCATGCATCTTCGCGCCCAGAAGGCGACCAGAGTCGGTTTCCACACACCAGTGGTCAGTGGTGTTGCACTGCACCGGCTTGTATTCTCCAGAGGTGGCGTTGCAGTGTGGTTCCGATCCTCGCTCCGAAGCTGGGAATACGTTACCATGGAATATTTATGACTACTTTACAATAACGCTTCACAAAAGTAGATTGCAAGTAACTGTAAAGAGTGAATTTGAATTTGCTTTCTTGTGACGTTATCACTACGTTATCGCTTTTATTGTGTTCCTACAAAAGAAGCACACGCTCattattaataaataaaaaatatcctCAATAATGCTAGTTCTTCGGAAACGTTTTTCACATATAGGGCGCCTTTTCCGAGAAAAACAAAATCTCGAACACATGAAAAGAACCACCGACCTAAAAAAGGAAATCTCTGAAACACGAAATGCTGCTATACATTTCAGAcattcataaatatatatatatatatatatatatatatatatatatatatatatatatatatatatatatatatatacttgatgTCGTGAACGAAGGCCATACCCATTTATCCTTTCCGACCTAAAGGTATCCTATGGTTATCGTATGGTTTTGGTAGCCAACTTGAAAAAGCTGGTTGCCCTTCGCATACGCGTTTCAAAAGTATTACGAATACAAAAGAAACTAAATTCTAGGTTGTGATTGAGCTGTCGTTTATGAAAACTGCTTTCGTGCGAGAAGATATATGTAGAACAGCATGGCAGATATATTAATGACTGTGACAAGAAAACTGAATTGACCCAATTGTAAGGCGGTATCTTGCGTGCGTCGACAATGACCTCTAGAAATTATTACAGAAGAGAGAAGGTTTGACCTGTTGGCGAATTAACTACAAAAACGCTTCTGCGTTAAAAGCAAGTGGATGAAATCTATATACAGCACAATTATCTCTCCAATACTCAATCTACACTAATTTTCACTGATAATATGCTGCTTCTTTCATCTACTAGAGGCAGACTCTACTCCAGTGAACGCCATAATGTGGCTAAGCTATTCAGCGGCACAACGGTTGTTAGCGAGAAAAAGCTAACAAGAATGCGTTCAGCACTTGGCGGAACTTTTATAGTAAAGTCAGCACTATCTTACCCGGTGTGTGTTCCCACTCATGGTATGCCACGACGCAGTTGCACGACCTGAGGCTCCTCGACGGACCCTTGATCTGACCGAACTCCTTGTCGTAGCAGGCGCAAAAGCGTCTTCCCCGGATGGTTTCACCGAAGCACTGTATTGGCTTGTAGTTTCCGTGCTCGTCACATTCGGGGACCAGTAGGCCAGTCAGGTTTCCCGTGGCGCTCTGCTCATTGCGTCGACGACGCTGACAGTCTGTCTCACCCGTCGGAGCTGCGTAAGATCAGTGGTTGGGTAGCCTCATGTAGCTGCACACAGGTTTCACTGTTCACCTTATCTTGAGTCAGCTGATTCTAACTTACCTCTGACAACTTCTAAACTTTCGACACTTCATCGAGCTTTGTAGCTTTCCTTGATTGCGTTACCAGTCTCACAATACCTATTTTATTGTTCTTACTGTTAACCTGATCGCTGTTTGGCTCATTACGTGATCAACACAAATACATTACATGCGCTCGGTGTCACACGGGTATCTGCAACCCCTGTTTGTGCTTTGGCAGATTCTGCTGTCCTCAATTTTCTTGCAGTCAATCCTATCACTTTCTATGGCATCGCTCATGGCATGATCTTCAACGTTTTTTGAGTTTCTTTAGATACTACTTGTTTACGATAGTATGAGCAAAAAGCTATAACGCGGTGGAATTAATCGCCTCGCAGAAATGTTGAGTGTTGATTGTGAGTAACTCCCCATAAGTATTTTGTTGCTGAAATGTACTCATCACTTTCTCATTTATCTTTACTGCTGTTTTTTGTACAGTTATCTTCCCTATGTTAAACAATCTCATACAGCATTCAGTTGTGTAAATATTAAATTCAGGAGTAACGTGAGATATAAAGTTCAGTTAACGCATGTATTACTACGCTGCAAGAGTCACAATATGCGTCAGGCTCAAATTATGACCAGGCGTCACGTTGTGTGCACTGAAAAAGAAGGCATATTTGAATCTGAATAATAATTATCGAGAGCTCACTCATTTTTTCTCAGTACGATAAACAGAAACAGTTTTTAAAAAATGTGTGTGTGCCTGTATCACGTTTTATACAGAGATGAAGCACTAAATTTCTAACCTTTTTAAAATCCGTGCAAAGACAAATATACGCATAGACGGCGTGCAGGATAGATTTAAAATGAAACGTTCTTGCTTGTTAATTTCCGGTAAGATGCTATACCTGAGTGTAACCAGGTTTTAGCCTTTCTGTGCAAAAGTGTAACCCCTGCACTCTTTATGTTCTTCGTGGTGCTATGGCGAATAATATGTTGTTCGGTCCGGCAGGAAACAGTGACGGCAAAACTCAGTCTCGTTATTGTTAGGCTCTCTGCACTTTCATGTTTCAAAATGTCAGAAGGTGAGCTGTAGTAACAACGCACAATTTTCACTTTTCCTTGACTATACAAATTGCACGTAGTCCAAGTGTACTTACTGCATAGCACATAGCCCACAAGTGTGCAGATCtgcaaaacaacagaaaaaaagcctGTTCAATATCACGCTTTAGAACAGATAACGTGAGATGGAAGCCCCATAATTTATGATCAGGTGGTTTTCACGATAATATAAGCAAATGAAATATGTGCTTTCAATTTTTCTGGAAGAAAGCTTGTTTCTTCCATTCAGAATATCACATATCGCACTAAACTAGATGATACATAATGTGTGAAATAAGTATGGTTCAATTTACAATGCAAGACGTAATAAATTATGTAGTCATTCACAGCTATAAACGTGAAATAAGGCGATCAACGTTAAAGAGCGAACCatgtttcagtaaaaaaaaaaagctgacaccGCGAAATTTCTCTTCGAATTCTGGTATCTTTCATGTGAATCAGTACAGCATCTTAAGTGAAAGTCAGACATTACTCTATTGAAGTCAGATTTTGCCAGCGGCAATTAGGTTAGTGACACCGAATTCAAAACAATCTTCTTTACCAAAATTACAGAGCGTCTTTGAGAGAAAAAATGAATGATTGCTGCTGGTTGGACTCAAGTGATCACATGTTTTGTTTTGCTTATTTTTGTTCATGTGGACGCTACATAATTTAGTAAAAATTGTAGCTTGAACATCTATAACTGCATTGTCTACCGGGTCCACAATATCAAAGTGCGTTGACAAGGCTTTTCGAGTTTGAAGCACAAGTTTAAATGTGCACGtacaaaaaaaagcgaaaaaatgcAGCTTATTTCATTTAGCAAGTAAGCTGCTAGCCCCTAACAATGCTTTTGAAAGATGTGAAAGAATGACTGGATTATTTTAACAAAAAGATTGCCAATCCTTCATGATGATCACAGAATCGGCCCAATATAGTACGTCGTGCCTTTTAGGCAGTTGTTTGTTCCACGCcatcaatttatatatatatgattgatttgtggtgtttaacgtcccaaaaccaccatatgattatgagagaagccgtagtggagggctccggaaatttcgaccacctggggttctttaacgtgcacccaaatctgagcacacgggcctacaacatttccgcctccatcggaaatgcagccg
Coding sequences within:
- the LOC119167390 gene encoding U20-hexatoxin-Hi1a — protein: MNRINFLTLAICTLVGYVLCTPTGETDCQRRRRNEQSATGNLTGLLVPECDEHGNYKPIQCFGETIRGRRFCACYDKEFGQIKGPSRSLRSCNCVVAYHEWEHTPASERGSEPHCNATSGEYKPVQCNTTDHWCVETDSGRLLGAKMHGGCSSDLSNISCGIDGTHHGHHGSHGQSPHDSHSDSHHGSHSGSEHGTHAEPHADASHHSSSHDGHSS